Within Micromonospora parathelypteridis, the genomic segment CTGCGCGAGCCACTTCTCCTCCAACTGCTTCAGCGTGCCCGCCTCACCGAGCTGACCGACCGCGCCGGTCACACAGGAGGTCAGCGGCGAGTTCTTGTCCAGCAGCAACCCGAACGCCTCGGGCGTCCCGACCTGCGGCACCTGCCCGACGATCGTCGCATCGGTGATCTCCGCGCCGGTGATGTAGAAGGCCGTCGGCAGGTCCACCACCAGACCGTCGATCTGCCCGTTCTGCAGGGCCTTCTTGGCGTCGTCATTGCTGTTGTAGACCTGCGGCTTCGAGGCCGGCTTGAGCACGTCGGTGATCGCCTGGTAGCTGGTCGTGCCGACCTGGGCGCCGAGCCGGGCGTCGCGGAAATCGGCCAACGACTTCTTGCCGGCGATCTTCGAGGACTTCAAGGCGATGACGGTCTGCCGGACCAGGTAGTACGGGGCGGAGAAGTCGACCGCCTGCTTGCGCTCGTCGGTGATGGAGAACTGGTTGATGTCGAAGTCGAAGTCCTTCGGCCCCGGGGCGATCGCGGTGTCGAACTTGACCCGGGTCCAGGTGACGTCGGCGCGGGCGTAGCCGAGCTTCTCGGCGACCGCGTACGCGACGGCGGACTCGAAGCCCTCGCCGTTGTCCGGCTTGTCCTTGGAGAACCACGGCTCGTACGCGGGCTGGTCGGTGGCGATGGTGAGCTTGCCCGGCGTACGGGTGGGCAGGCTGTCCTTGGCGCAGGACGGCGACGTGGTGACAGTTGGCATCGGTTTCTCCACCTGTGGCGCGCACCCGGCGGTTGCTGCGACGACGGCACCGGCGAGGCTGAGCGCGAGGAGACGTGAGCTGCTGGCCATGGCGGACAGCGTAGAGCTCCATGCGCATCGATCGAAGATTATCCCACCGTGTTGATAGGGAATTGTCCGCTGGCTGGGTTTCGGTGGACCCGGACGCGGGGCGTCGGTCGGTCGGCTGGAAGAATCGTCTCCCGTGAAGACGTTCGAGGAGTTGTTCGCCGAGCTGCAGGCCAAGGCCGCTGCCGGCACCCCGGGCTCGGGCACCGTCGCCGCCCTGGACAAGGGGGTGCACTTCATCGGCAAGAAGGTCGTCGAGGAGGCGGCCGAGTCGTGGATGGCCGCCGAGTACGAGGGGCCGGAGCGTACCGCCGAGGAGATCTCCCAGCTGCTCTACCAGGTTCAGGTGCTGATGCTCGCCAGTGGTCTCGAGCTCAAGGACGTCTACCGACATCTGTGAGTGCCCCCAACCCGTTGATCGCCATCCGGATCGAAGGAGCACTCCTGTCATGCTGCGTGTCGCCATCCCCAACAAGGGCACCCTGGCCGAGCCGGCCGCCCAGATGCTGCGTGAGGCGGGCTACCGCCAGCGCACCGACCCCAAGGACCTCGTCTGCCGCGACGAGGCCAACGACGTCGAGTTCTTCTACCTGCGCCCCAAGGACATCGCCACCTACGTCGGATCCGGTGACCTCGACCTCGGGATCACCGGCCGGGACCTGCTGATCGACTCGGCCGCGCCGGCCGAGGAGGTCGTCGACCTCGCCTTCGGTCAGGCCACCTTCCGCTTCGCCGCCCGCCCCGACGACATCGCCTCCGTGCAGGACCTGGGCGGGCACCGCATCGCCACCGCGTACCCCGGCCTGGTCGAGCGGCACCTCGGCGAAGCGGGCGTCAAGGCCGACGTGATCCGCCTCGACGGTGCGGTGGAGAACGCCGTACGCCTCGGTGTCGCCGACGTGATCGCGGACGTGGTGGAGACCGGCGCGACCCTGCGTCAGGCGGGCCTGGTGGTCTTCGGTGAGCCGTTGCTGCGCTCGTCGGCGGTGCTGGTCCGGCGCGCCGGCGCCCCGGCCCAACCGCAGGCCGAGCAGCTGCTGCGCCGCCTGCACGGTGTGCTGGTGGCCCGCCGTTACGTGATGCTCGCCTACGACGTGCCGGCCGGTCTGCTGGACCGGGCCAGCGGGCTCACCCCGGGCATCGAGTCGCCCACCGTGTCGCCGCTGCACCGCGAGGGCTGGGTGGCGGTGCAGGCGATGGTGCTCCGCGACGACGTCCACGGCATCATGGACGAGCTGTACGAGCTGGGCGCCCGCGCCATCCTGGTCACCAACATCCACGCCTGCCGGCTCTGACCACGCGCCTCGCCTTCTTGATCGACTCAGGATCGCCGAGGTGGGGGTGTCCGCCCGCAAGGACACCCCCACCTCGGCGAACTTGAGTCGACCTACCAGCCGGCGGGGCCTGCCGTGGGGTGACGCGCCTGACGATCGCGCCCGCAGCGGCAAGATCGCACTCGAGCATGGAAGTAGTGGCCTCACGCGCTTCCGACACCACTACATCCAGGATCGAGCGCGCTCGGCGGGTGGTGCGTTCGACGGGCGGGGGCGGATGGCAGACTGGTGGGGTGAGTGAAACCGAGCTGATCCGCCTGAAGCCCCGCCGCATCCGGCTGGTCTGCTGGTCCGCGGCGATCGCGCTGGTAGTGGTGTTCGGCTTGGTTGCCACCTCGTTGAGTGGGCCGACCGGCGACGGCTACGGCAGCTTCCAGCGCGGTGATCAGATCGCCATGATCGGCCTGGGCATCTTCGGTGCCCTGGGCCTCCTGCTGTTCACCCGCCCGCAGGTCGAGGCTGACGCGCGTGGCGTCCGGGTGCGCAACGTCATCAGCTCGTACGAGCTGCCCTGGGAGGTCGTTCGGAGTGTCCGCTTCGACCGGAGCGCGCCCTGGGCAAGCCTGGAGCTGCACGATGACGACCTGCTGCCGATGATCGCCCTGCAGGCCGCCGACAAGGAGTTGGCCGTCGAGGGGGTCCGGGCGCTGCGCCGACTGCACCAGGCGCACCAGGCCCGCCTCGCCGAGCGCGCCAGCGGCCGCTGACCTAACCACCCCACCCTCGCCCCGGCCGAGCGTCCGGCGCACATACCGCACATTCCAGCGGGCCGAATCCGGGCAACATCGCCGAAACCGCGCGGTTGGCCGGCGGCACCCGCACCCGCAGGGCGGGGCGGGCGTGTGGGTCCAGCGTGACCTGGGTGACCTGGTGTGCCCGGTTTGGGGGCGGCCGGGGCTCGGGTGTAGTGTTGTCGAGTCGACCAGGCTGTCTCCGCGTGCGAGCAGGCAGCCTTTGAAAGCGGAGCGCCTGCTCCCACCCGAGTCGCCTCTTCGGTGGCCGGGTCCGGTCACCGGTTCCGGGCATGTCCCGGCGTCGGATGCGCGATCCTGTGATCGTGCCGACCGGTCGAGCGGGCCCTGGCATACGCCGGGGCCTTCTGTTTTCCGGGTCGGTTCCCACCTGGGAGCCGCGGGGGTCGGCACCTGAGCAGAAACGACTCGAGGAGGCCCCATCAGCGTCGAACCACGCGTGAACGAGCAGATCCGGGCACGTGAGGTCCGACTGGTCGGCCCCGAGGGTGAGCAGGTGGGCATCGTCCCGCTGGAGCGCGCCCTTCAGCTGGCCGCGGACGTCGATCTGGACCTGGTCGAGGTTGCGCCGATGGCGCGCCCGCCGGTGTGCAAGCTCATGGACTTCGGCAAGTTCAAGTATGAGAGCGCACTGAAGGCGCGCGAAGCGCGGCGTAACCAGCAGCAGACCGTCATCAAGGAAATGAAGCTTCGGCCGAAGATCGACCCGCACGACTACGAGACCAAGAAGGGTCACGTGGTGCGGTTCCTCAAGGCGGGCGACAAGGTCAAGGTGACGATCATGTTCCGCGGTCGCGAGCAGAGCCGCCCGGAGCTGGGTTACCGGCTCCTGCGCCGGCTCGAATCCGAGATCACGGATTTGGGATACGTCGAGGCCGCCCCCAAGCAGGACGGCCGAAACATGATCATGGTTCTCGCCCCGCATCGGGCCGTCAAGGCCTCCGCGGTCGCCGCTACGGCGTCCCGCGGCGCACCTCGGGACCGGGCAGCGGACGAGTCCGCCGAGCCGGTAGCCGATGAGACCGCGGCGGTCGGCGAGACCGCAGCAGCCGGTAACACCGGCCTCGCCGCCGACACCAGCGGCGAGTAACAGGGGAGAAGACGTTCCACATGCCGAAGATGAAGAGCCACACGGGTATGGGCAAGCGGGTCAAGGTGACCGGCCGTGGCAAGATCGTGGCCGAGCAGGCCGGCAAGCGCCACCTGTTGGAAGGCAAGTCTTCCACCCGTACCCGCCGGTTGACCGGCACGGTCGAGGTGGCCAAGGCTGACGTCAAGCGCATCAAGAAGCTGCTCGGCCGCTGACGCGCGCCACCTTTACCTAATAAGGAGTTGAGATGGCACGCGTCAAGCGGGCTGTAAACGCCCAGAAGAAGCGTCGTACCCTGCTGGAGACCGCGAGCGGTTACCGCGGTCAGCGCTCCCGGCTGTACCGCAAGGCCAAGGAGCAGGTGCTGCACTCGATGCAGTACGCCTACCGGGACCGTCGCGACCGCAAGGGCGACTTCCGGCAGCTGTGGATCCAGCGGATCAACGCGGGCGCCCGGGCGAACGGGATGACCTACAACCGCCTGATCCAGGGCCTGCGTCTGGCCGGTATCGAGGTCGACCGCAAGATCCTGGCCGACCTGGCCGTCAACGACGCCGCTGCCTTCGCGGCGATCGTCGAGCTGGCCCGGGCCGCGGTCACGGCCGAGGGCACCGGCGGCGCGGCGGCTCAGGCCGCCTGATCCCCACGCACCAGAGCGAGGCGTCTCCCGGGTCGGTACCACCGCCCGGGGGGCGCCTCAATCGTGCCGGAGGAGCGCACATCATGGCCTTCACCCCGCGTACACCCAGGGTTGTCGCCGCCCGCCGGCTGCAGCGCCGCCGGGACCGCGACGCCACCGGCCGTTTCTTGGCCGAGGGCCCACAGGCGGTCCGCGAGGCCCTCGCGCGGCCGGGGGTGGTCACCGAGCTTTTCGGTACGCCCACAGCCCTCGACCGGCACCCGGAGTTGGCCGCCACGGCGGCCCACGCCGACGTGCCGGTCTCCGAGGTGACCGACGACGCGTTGGCCGCGTTGGCCGAGACGGTCGCCCCACAGGGGCTGGTCGCGGTCTGCCGGCACCTCGACGTGTCGCTGGAGCAGGCCATCGCGGGCGCGCCCCGACTGGTGGCGGTGCTCGCCGAGATCCGCGACCCCGGTAACGCCGGCACGGTGCTGCGCACCGCCGACGCGGCCGGGGCGGGTGCGGTGATCTTCGCCGGCGACGCCGTCGACCCGTACAACGGCAAGTGTGTGCGGGCCTCGGCCGGCAGCCTCTTCCACGTCGACGTGGTCCGCGCCCCCGACCCGGTCGCGGTGGTCGACGCGCTACGCGCCGCCGGGCTGTCGATCTTCGCCACCACGGGGTACGGCGACAGCGACCTGGACGACCTGACCGACTACGGCCGGCTCGTCGGGCCCACCGCGTGGTTGTTCGGCTCCGAGGCGCACGGCCTGCCCGAGGAGTTGACCGCCGCAGCCGAAGCTCGCGTGCGGGTGCCGCTGTACGGGCGCGCGGAGAGCCTCAACCTGGCTGCCGCAGCCGCCGTCTGCCTGTACGCTTCAGCGAGAGCACAGCGCTGAGGGTGACCGAGCCCGGCGCGACTGACCGCAGGGGAGAGCGTCCGTCCATGAACGCGCCACGGCGTTCGTTTAGCCAGCCCGCCGGTGTCGGCGGGCGGCGGGCCTGACCTGCTCCCTGCGCAACTCCTACCGGCGGGCTGCGGCACAGCCGCGCGTCCGTAGACTCGCCTAGCCGCCCCGGTGAGGGCTGGCGCCGCCGTGAGGGAGTGCCCGTACGCCATGAGCTACCGCAACGATCCGTACGACCCGAAGCAGGTCGCCCTGCTCGACCCCGCCGCCCTGGACGAGGCCGTCGCGGACGCCACGAAGGCGTTCACAGCGGCCACCGACCCGGACGCGCTGACCGCCCTGCGCTCGGTGCACCTCGGTGACCGGTCACCGGTCTCGCTGGCCCGCCGGGAGATCGGCGCGTTGCCGCCGGCTGCCAAGTCCGACGCCGGTAAGCGGGTCAACGAGGCCCGCCGGGCGATCGAGACCGCGTACGCCGACCGCGCCGAGGTGGTGGAACGCGAGCAGGCCGAGCGGGTGCTGGTCGAGGAGCGGGTGGACGTCACCCTGCCCTACGACCGGCGTCCCCGGGGAGCCCGGCACCCGCTGAGCACCCTGATGGAGTCGATCAGTGACCTCTTCGTCGGGATGGGCTACGAGGTGGCCGAGGGGCCCGAGGTCGACCTGGAGTGGGTCAACTTCGACGCGCTGAACATCCCCGCCGACCACCCGGCGCGCGGGTTGATGGACACCTTCCACATCGCACCGGAGGGTTCCGGCCTGGTGCTGCGCACGCACACCTCCACGGTGCAGACCCGCACGATGCTCAGTCGCAAGCCGCCGATCTACGTGATCGTGCCCGGCCGCGTCTACCGCACCGACGAGATCGACGCCACCCACAGCCCGGTGTTCCACCAGGCCGAGGGCCTGGTGGTCGACAAGGGCATCACGATGGCGCACCTGCGGGGCACGCTCGACCACTTCGCCCGGGCGATGTTCGGCCCGGAGGCGAAGACCCGGTGGCGGCCGCACTACTTCCCGTTCACCGAGCCGTCGGCGGAGTTCGACGTGTGGTTCCCGGAGCACCGCGACGGCCCGCAGTGGGTCGAGTGGGGCGGCTGCGGGATGGTCAACCCGCGGGTGCTGCGCGCCTGCGGCGTCGACCCGGAGGTCTACTCCGGCTTCGCCTTCGGCATGGGCATCGACCGGACCCTGATGGTCCGGCACGGGGTCAGCGACATCCGCCATCTCTTCGAGGGCGACGTGCGGTTCAGCCGCGCGCTCGGGACCGGGGCGTAGGCGATGCGGGTACGAGACACGGGAACGGTGGTCTGAAGTCATGCGAGTTTCTGTCAGTTGGCTGCGGGAGTACGTCGACCTCCCCGCCGACCTGCCCGTCGGTGACCTGGAGCAGGCCCTGGTCGACCTCGGTATCGAGGTCGAGTCCGTCGTGGACCTCGCCGAGACCGTCACCGGCCGACTCGTCGTCGGTGAGGTGCGTGAGATCGAGGAGCTCACCGGCTTCAAGAAGCCGATCCGGTTCTGCCGGGTCGACGTGGGTGACGCGAACGGCACCGGCGAGCCGCAGGAGATCGTCTGCGGGGCCCGGAACTTCGCCCCGGGTGACCGGGTCGTGGTGATCCTGCCCGGAGGTGTGCTGCCCGGCGGCTTCGCGATCGGCGCCCGGAAGACGTACGGGCACAACTCCGCGGGCATGATCTGCTCGGCGAAGGAGCTGGGCCTGGGCGACGACCACTCCGGCATCATCGTGCTGGGGCCGGACGTGACGGCCAAGCCGGGCGACGACGCGAAGCCGGTGGTCGGCCTCGACGACGTCGTACTCGATCTGGAGATCACCCCCGACCGCGGGTACGCGCTGAGCCTGCGTGGCCTGGCCCGGGAGCTGTCGCACGCGTTCGACGTGCCCCTGCGCGACCCGGCCCTGGTGCCCGCGCCGAGCGGCACCGAGACGCCGGCGTACCCGGTGGAGGTCCGCGACACGGTCGGCTGCGACCGGTTCACCGCCCGCCTGGTCCGCGGCGTCGACCCGAACGCGCCCACGCCATCCTGGATGGCCCAGCGGCTCGTCACCGCCGGCATCCGCAGCATCTCGCTGCCGGTCGACATCACCAACTACGTGATGGTGGAACTGGGCCAGCCGATGCACGCCTTCGACGCCGACCGGATCGCCGGGTCGCTGGTGGTCCGTCGCGCCGAGGCGGGGGAGAAGCTGACCACCCTCGACGGGGTCAACCGGGTGCTCACCAGCGACGACATGGTCATCTGCGACGACACCGGTCCGATCTCCCTGGCCGCGGTGATGGGCGGTGAGACCAGTGAGGTCGTCGCCGACACCACCAACGTGCTCTTCGAGGCGGCGCACTGGGACCCGGCGATGGTCGGGCGCACGGCCCGCCGGCACAAGCTGTTCAGCGAGGCCGCGAAGCGCTGGGAGCGGGGCGTCGACCCGGCCGTGGCGCTGGTCGCGTTGGAGCGTGCCGTGCGGCTGCTCACCGAGCACGGCGGCGGCTCCGCGAGCGCGGAGATCCTGGACATCGACCACGTCCGCCCGCGTAGCCCGATCATCCTTCCGGTGGACCTGCCGACCCGGCGGATCGGGGTCGAGTACCCGCCGGCGCGGGTGGTCGCCCTGCTGGAGCGGGTCGGTTGCACGGTCGCGCAGGGCGCGGACCGGTTGGCCGAGGACCCGGGCACCGTCGGCGCTGGGGCGACGCTGAGCGTCACCCCGCCGACCTGGCGGCCCGACCTGACCGACCCGGCCGACCTGGTCGAGGAGGTGGTCCGCCTCGACGGGTACGACCGGGTGCCGTCGGTGTTGCCGACCGCGCCCCCGGGACGCGGCCTGACCCCGCGGCAGCGTCGGCGCCGGGCGGTCGCCGGGTCGCTGGCGGAGCGGGGGTACGTGGAGGTGCTCGCGCACCCGTTCGTGTCGCCGGGGTTGGCCGACCTGCTCGGCCTGCCGGCCGACGACCCGCGCCGACCGGCGGTGCGGCTGGCCAACCCGTTGTCCGAGGAGGAGCCGCTGCTGCGCACCACGCTGCTCGGCCCGCTGCTCGGCATCCTCAAGCGCAACCTCGGCCGGGGTCACCGCGACCTCGCCCTCTACGAGATCGGGGCGGTCTTCCACCCGCGCGTGGGTGCCGGCAGCCCGCCGGCGATGGGCGTGGACCGGCGCCCCACCGATGCGGAGTTCGCGGCCGCCGACGCGGTGGTGCCGGCGCAGCCGGTGCACGTCGCTGCGGTGCTCGCCGGCGACTTCGACCCGGCCGGATGGTGGGGTGCGGGCCGACCGGCCGGCTGGGCGGACGCCATCGAAGCGGCCCGTGACGTGCTGGACGCCGCCGGTGTCCTGGGCGAGCGGGTCGAGGTGCGGGCGGCCGAGTACGCGCCGTGGCACCCGGGCCGCTGTGCCGAGCTGCTGGTCGACGGCGCGGTCGTCGGGCACGCCGGTGAGCTGCACCCGCTGGTGGTCGCGGCGTTGGAGCTGCCGCGCCGTACCTGCGCGATGGAGCTGGACCTGGACGCGCTGCCCGCGGCCGGGGTGACCCCTGCCCCGGCGGTCTCCGGCTTCCCGCCGGCGCTGATCGACGTGGCCCTGGTGGTGGACGACTCGGTGCCGGCGGAGCAGGTGCGCCGGGCGCTGGAGGCGGGCGCCGGTGAGTTGCTGGAGGACGTGCGGCTGTTCGACGTGTATTCGGGCGCGCAGCTCGGTGCCGGCAGGCGGTCGCTGGCGTACAAGCTCACGTTCCGGGCGCCGGACCGGACGCTCACCGTCGAGGAGGCGGTCGCGGCCCGGGACGCGGCGGTCGCGGTCGCGGCCGAGCGTCTCGGCGCCACCCTGCGCGGCGCCTGAGGTCTTCTGTCCCGCGTCGGGATGACCCGACGCGGGACAGACCGGGTGTGACCCGCACCATCCTCTCCATTTCCATGCAGCGGCCTGTATTAAGTTGCAGTCGGTAGCTCGCCGCTGTTAATCTTCGCTGCATAGTCATGCGGAGGTGAGTATGGGAATCCGAGTCGCGGTCGCCGGTGCGAGCGGCTACGCCGGAGGCGAGCTGCTGCGACTGGTCGCCGGGCACCCGGAGTTCGATCTGGTCGCTGCCACCGCGCACAGTCAGGCCGGGCACCGCGTCGACGTGGTGCACCCGCAGCTCACCGGGCTCGACCTGGTGCTCGGCACCACCGACCCGACGGCCCTGGCCGACGCCGACCTGGTCTTCCTGGCCCTGCCGCACGGTGAGTCGGCGGCCCTCGCGGCCCAGCTCCCGGCCGAGGTGCGGATCGTCGACCTGGGCGCCGACCACCG encodes:
- a CDS encoding ABC transporter substrate-binding protein; the protein is MASSSRLLALSLAGAVVAATAGCAPQVEKPMPTVTTSPSCAKDSLPTRTPGKLTIATDQPAYEPWFSKDKPDNGEGFESAVAYAVAEKLGYARADVTWTRVKFDTAIAPGPKDFDFDINQFSITDERKQAVDFSAPYYLVRQTVIALKSSKIAGKKSLADFRDARLGAQVGTTSYQAITDVLKPASKPQVYNSNDDAKKALQNGQIDGLVVDLPTAFYITGAEITDATIVGQVPQVGTPEAFGLLLDKNSPLTSCVTGAVGQLGEAGTLKQLEEKWLAQVAGAAELR
- a CDS encoding phosphoribosyl-ATP diphosphatase, which codes for MKTFEELFAELQAKAAAGTPGSGTVAALDKGVHFIGKKVVEEAAESWMAAEYEGPERTAEEISQLLYQVQVLMLASGLELKDVYRHL
- the hisG gene encoding ATP phosphoribosyltransferase; amino-acid sequence: MLRVAIPNKGTLAEPAAQMLREAGYRQRTDPKDLVCRDEANDVEFFYLRPKDIATYVGSGDLDLGITGRDLLIDSAAPAEEVVDLAFGQATFRFAARPDDIASVQDLGGHRIATAYPGLVERHLGEAGVKADVIRLDGAVENAVRLGVADVIADVVETGATLRQAGLVVFGEPLLRSSAVLVRRAGAPAQPQAEQLLRRLHGVLVARRYVMLAYDVPAGLLDRASGLTPGIESPTVSPLHREGWVAVQAMVLRDDVHGIMDELYELGARAILVTNIHACRL
- a CDS encoding PH domain-containing protein, yielding MSETELIRLKPRRIRLVCWSAAIALVVVFGLVATSLSGPTGDGYGSFQRGDQIAMIGLGIFGALGLLLFTRPQVEADARGVRVRNVISSYELPWEVVRSVRFDRSAPWASLELHDDDLLPMIALQAADKELAVEGVRALRRLHQAHQARLAERASGR
- the infC gene encoding translation initiation factor IF-3; the encoded protein is MNEQIRAREVRLVGPEGEQVGIVPLERALQLAADVDLDLVEVAPMARPPVCKLMDFGKFKYESALKAREARRNQQQTVIKEMKLRPKIDPHDYETKKGHVVRFLKAGDKVKVTIMFRGREQSRPELGYRLLRRLESEITDLGYVEAAPKQDGRNMIMVLAPHRAVKASAVAATASRGAPRDRAADESAEPVADETAAVGETAAAGNTGLAADTSGE
- the rpmI gene encoding 50S ribosomal protein L35: MPKMKSHTGMGKRVKVTGRGKIVAEQAGKRHLLEGKSSTRTRRLTGTVEVAKADVKRIKKLLGR
- the rplT gene encoding 50S ribosomal protein L20 encodes the protein MARVKRAVNAQKKRRTLLETASGYRGQRSRLYRKAKEQVLHSMQYAYRDRRDRKGDFRQLWIQRINAGARANGMTYNRLIQGLRLAGIEVDRKILADLAVNDAAAFAAIVELARAAVTAEGTGGAAAQAA
- a CDS encoding TrmH family RNA methyltransferase, whose amino-acid sequence is MAFTPRTPRVVAARRLQRRRDRDATGRFLAEGPQAVREALARPGVVTELFGTPTALDRHPELAATAAHADVPVSEVTDDALAALAETVAPQGLVAVCRHLDVSLEQAIAGAPRLVAVLAEIRDPGNAGTVLRTADAAGAGAVIFAGDAVDPYNGKCVRASAGSLFHVDVVRAPDPVAVVDALRAAGLSIFATTGYGDSDLDDLTDYGRLVGPTAWLFGSEAHGLPEELTAAAEARVRVPLYGRAESLNLAAAAAVCLYASARAQR
- the pheS gene encoding phenylalanine--tRNA ligase subunit alpha, which translates into the protein MSYRNDPYDPKQVALLDPAALDEAVADATKAFTAATDPDALTALRSVHLGDRSPVSLARREIGALPPAAKSDAGKRVNEARRAIETAYADRAEVVEREQAERVLVEERVDVTLPYDRRPRGARHPLSTLMESISDLFVGMGYEVAEGPEVDLEWVNFDALNIPADHPARGLMDTFHIAPEGSGLVLRTHTSTVQTRTMLSRKPPIYVIVPGRVYRTDEIDATHSPVFHQAEGLVVDKGITMAHLRGTLDHFARAMFGPEAKTRWRPHYFPFTEPSAEFDVWFPEHRDGPQWVEWGGCGMVNPRVLRACGVDPEVYSGFAFGMGIDRTLMVRHGVSDIRHLFEGDVRFSRALGTGA
- the pheT gene encoding phenylalanine--tRNA ligase subunit beta, coding for MRVSVSWLREYVDLPADLPVGDLEQALVDLGIEVESVVDLAETVTGRLVVGEVREIEELTGFKKPIRFCRVDVGDANGTGEPQEIVCGARNFAPGDRVVVILPGGVLPGGFAIGARKTYGHNSAGMICSAKELGLGDDHSGIIVLGPDVTAKPGDDAKPVVGLDDVVLDLEITPDRGYALSLRGLARELSHAFDVPLRDPALVPAPSGTETPAYPVEVRDTVGCDRFTARLVRGVDPNAPTPSWMAQRLVTAGIRSISLPVDITNYVMVELGQPMHAFDADRIAGSLVVRRAEAGEKLTTLDGVNRVLTSDDMVICDDTGPISLAAVMGGETSEVVADTTNVLFEAAHWDPAMVGRTARRHKLFSEAAKRWERGVDPAVALVALERAVRLLTEHGGGSASAEILDIDHVRPRSPIILPVDLPTRRIGVEYPPARVVALLERVGCTVAQGADRLAEDPGTVGAGATLSVTPPTWRPDLTDPADLVEEVVRLDGYDRVPSVLPTAPPGRGLTPRQRRRRAVAGSLAERGYVEVLAHPFVSPGLADLLGLPADDPRRPAVRLANPLSEEEPLLRTTLLGPLLGILKRNLGRGHRDLALYEIGAVFHPRVGAGSPPAMGVDRRPTDAEFAAADAVVPAQPVHVAAVLAGDFDPAGWWGAGRPAGWADAIEAARDVLDAAGVLGERVEVRAAEYAPWHPGRCAELLVDGAVVGHAGELHPLVVAALELPRRTCAMELDLDALPAAGVTPAPAVSGFPPALIDVALVVDDSVPAEQVRRALEAGAGELLEDVRLFDVYSGAQLGAGRRSLAYKLTFRAPDRTLTVEEAVAARDAAVAVAAERLGATLRGA